tggtggctctgaaaagagccgtttgtatATGGGATAGAAGTCTATTTCGTCTTGGCGGTCTTCTTGGAAATAataattacataggcctatagctgACAAACAAGTCGGAACATGACCTGATGACGCGCCTTACGTGTTTCGTCGTGATTTGAAGTTCCACATTATTGCATTATAGAAATGCGACCTCGTTTGATCACATTGAAGTTAATTCAACTTTGTCACCAGTTGCTACTTGTTTTTCCTGAACTTCTTCCGTTCCTGTTTCTTTTTGAACTGGTGTTTTATACACAGATTCCTCGTGTCGTATTCTCCATTCCAGAAGATAGTAAAGACCCATTCCTAAGCACAGAATCCCAAGAAGTGCACTCAACGTATAGGACACGCACATAAAGTCTGGTATGCTGAACGCAAAGGCTAGAGAATATGCTATTGCTTGCCAAAAACGGAAATTCGCGAAGGCTGGTTCCTGGTCCTTGGGAAATAGCACTCCAAAGAAAGCTGTTCAAATTAATTTGAAATAGAGTAAATTGATATAAAGTAAAAATATGTAATAAGTCAGAATTATTgggattcagaaaaggtatagtttgacataATCTCCGATCtccagttcttgagttataggcataaaggtcaaatgtcaaattttggtctctaTAATTGTTCACGtaggtaaaaataaataaaatatgctccgattttgaccaaagtggtctcaaattgttccgcttgaaaaaatattttacccaaagaatagtttgccatatctcaggtgtttcGTAACCTGATAACAGGGCAAAAAATCATAGCCCATTGGATTTTGTTTAGCTTGATCGAGCTTGatatattttgtgatgttacccggGTAAGATATAGCaaacaattatttgttttaaatatagttcCAAGCGGAACAACTTGAGATCACGTTgaagcctataactcaaaaactgtACATCTGAGATGGGTAAACCTTTGAATCCTAATAATAAATGGAATACataggtgtttttttaaatttatatattcgcccaattttgaaatttgagctctgcattagtggccattttgaacatGTGCAAATTCCGTGTCCTTTTtagatatgttgttcaggagggtgtgTGGAGTCACTCGCAAGCAAAAACATCAGTGTTCCAATTTTACACTGTCCATGATCTTACACAAGGTCCCGAGCACACACTGTCCTCAATTTTGCGATCGAAGTAGCGCCTCTCTGAATTTGGTACTCTCAGGTTTTACTTGAAACAATCGAATAAATTTTGTCCGAAATATTAGATTTTAGGAACGTGATACATACAGtcagtccactctgaagtacaaagtagcgacgcagacgcacacattgtgccgactttaaaAGCACACATACATGCAGCAGACACGCataactgcgcactgtttacgcgctgtatacgcgcgcgttgtcactttgtacttcagagtggacaaactgtatgtatttctattataGGTGTTGTAAAGATTGGGTTCAGACTACGTACCTGAAATTTGGGACTCACGTAAAACACCTCCAAAAGCCCACGCTACCGCCATGAGATACAAATGCCACAATTGTCCCTGGTACGGATCCCAGAATAACATCATGGTTATAAGAACTACTTGGCTCAGGAAACCTACTGTAAATATTGGTAATCTACCGGTGTATTTGTTGATAATACCGAGGAATAATGCTGAAATACCACCTCCTATACCGTACGCTGTCATGACAAACCCAATGGTTTGAACACCTTGCGTACAGGAGATAAAAGCCTGTGACGAAACAAATGAGATATATATACAAAGAAATATTAGAAATGGAATATCAGCtctttatgttttttaacactgaCATATGAGATATACACAGAAATGGAACATCAGCTCTGACAAACCATAGAATAAAACGCACTACACTTTTTTGTCAATTATTATGTGACTTTGTATTGCTTCATGTGTGCGCTCTGGATAGTACATGTATTTACGGTGTCGCGGGATTGAAATTCTTTTCAATTTGTCATTTTCCGTGTATAGTTCTTCAAACAATACCATGGCACCGCATACGATATGCAATCTATTTATAGAACAGTTTAAAATCTGCACCACATCCAAACAGAGTGTGGCTTTGCTACACAGACGATTCTTTCGTTAAACGGGAGCATTTCAACGAATAATCAGAGCACTTTATGATGTTGATTGACGTATTTTCCTCCGTTACCTTACTTATAGTGCAGCATGCTCACAAAATTTAGCTCAACATTGAATTAGAACcattttaaccaattatttttGTCAGATAAGGAAATATTTCAGTAACATTTTTGTGgaacatgggagcacatcagacacaattTGACGCCCAGGATATGTTTTACATTATTctaagtttttgcttctttgcttctcatatcaaaactgctggagcaaaatttggatatggtaggcctcaatgtaagatagaaaacattgttaaaatagtTTTTGATTAGTAAATCTATATACCTTTGTAAAATCACCATAAGCAAATCCCAGTTCTAATCCATTGTAAACGATAAGTGGTATAAGAAGAAACATTCTAGGTGACAGAGCCAATCTGAAAGTGGCCTTCAACTGTTCCAGTGCACTCCTCTTAACTGGTAGAACAGGGCAGTACGATGGAAGAGGGTTCATGAAGAATGCTGCCATCGGAATTGACAAGGTACCCCAGGCTAGAAGGGTTCCGAATAGAATATACACAGTCGTTTGATCTGGCAAGTCAGAAGAACTAGAATTTGCAGCAGCTCCGCAATCGTTTGCACCACAGAAACTGAGATCAGTTTCATTGGCATTCCCACCATTTACCCCGCTGAAAAGAACTAGAGAAGACACCAGGTTTCCTGGAATTTGGCTAGCTaaaaagaacaagaagaagactcCATTAAATCTGCTTATGACAGCTTCGTGTGTCTCCGATGTAATGTCAGCAAGGTTCATAGCTGATGTAGTGAGATGAGTTCCTTGTGCAGACCACAGAGGTCCTGCTCCCATGCCCATTAGAACTGCTGCTGGTATCAAAGTGTAATAGGTTGGGTAGAAGTTCATGGCGATATAAACACAGTATGTACAACATGCTGCAACAATGGCCCATTTTGTCCCCAAAAAGCGTATCACAACCGGTGCTACAGTACATGATATGGCATAGCAGCCGTAGATGGTGGAAAGAGATGCGAGTCCTAAACCTCCGGTGGCGTATAGGCTACTGGCAAGATTCTGCAAAGACAGATATGCCGACTGAATGAtgaaaaatgtcaaactcagagCCACAAGATTCTTTACGTGAATATACATTGTCTTTTAATAGTTGATATCACTagtgtacaaaatacaattttaatgtataaaatGGTACATGCGAAGAGAGTCCGACGCCATTAAAATTTTATGAACTCTATTCTAGACAtaatgacacctcattaattgccctggacctttggatgcgttgaaataggtattagcattttactttgataAATCAATATAACAGGACCGTAGTGCTAGTTTTCATGCCCCTGCAGTGAACATTGGCCTAATCCTACCCAGGACAATATGCATGAGTtaggtgtcactggagttggaacagGTAAATGTTCAAATGAAACGCCTGCCGGTAAAATAATAAGAAGCAAATAGCGTCGTTATCTTATTCATTCGACTATGGCCTACAATCACCTTATTTGAATTGTGACGTTGGCctaataggccaatcaaattaaggataTCACCCAACACTAAATtgtaacagaatccatttcatgTGAATACATCTCCCAAAAGCTTACACAAAAAcgtcaaaagtccccaaaaatccacGTAGTGGAAGAGTGCCTTATTTgcatgaatccaaaatggccgcttttgcaaagggtgaaatttcaaagttggtcaaatcttacaAAAGcttacacaaaaacatatcaaaagtccccaaaaatccacGTAGTGAAAGAGTGCcttatttgcataaatccaaaatggccgcttttgcaaagggtgaaatttcaaagttggtcaaatcttgtttaaaaccataccaTTGTATTCatttcgtcataaggattcagaaaagtatgGTTTGACATTTCTCCGATGTACATTTCCTGAGTTATAGGGGaacggtcaaatgtcaaaatatggaaaaaaaaaagaatagtttgtcatatcttaGGTGGCTTGTTACTTTGGTAACATGGTAAAGAAGATCAAATTCCATTGATCCtggttgaccttgacctattgtTACCTATTTAACAAAACATCCAATGCAATGTacttttatcattttgatttactgaaaaaggaacaatttgagaccagttggcctataactcaagaactatatgtCAGAgtctggtcaaactatactttttctgaatccttatgaggaGAGCAATACATTGTTATGGTTGTTAACAAGATTGGTCCTAGTTTGAAacttcacccctgcataagcggctaTTTTgggtttatgcaaattaggcactattcaacttcttggatttttggggacttttcatgtgttattaaatatgcttttctgaaatgaatggtgattaaatggattctgttacaATAAGTGGAGGGTTAACCCcttgtttttcttaatttgattggcctataatAGTATGATTTCACATGACTACTGTTATCATGActgtgataatcatgataatacatgtatatgtatcgTTTGATGTATCATCATAGATCATAATCATAATTATTCAAGTGTTTATGGTACTGTCTTGTCGTCGGTGTCGTTTTGCTCCGTGGAGAACGTCACGAACCGTGTGGCAAAAACCCTGAGACAAACCGTCATCATGCCTGAACATGCTGGAGAAAAGCAAGGTACGCTCGTATGTCTAGTCTCTATCTGCTCTGCAGTGTCGCTGAAAAACAAAACGATGAAACAAAAAGCCTGTGTAGTTAATGATATGCATGAAATTTCACAGATGAATAATGctagtttcatactttcctgccgcgttgccgctctgaagatgattttacttcactgcgcagtctcACCATAAACGCTAGCGATGACCAGCGGCAAGCTGATCGATcgctccaccgctttgccgcggcggcagcaccgctgggaatTGAATTCAAGTCATCTCGGAGCGGTGCGGCTCTGacgctgagcggcaagagtggctttcattTGTGtaccgctccgcttgcagacaagtgcaagcggcatgatgacgtgtcacgccgctcagcggcaagtggcagaaagtatgaaaccagcataatatgGTATTTTTCGGTGAAATGATAGAAGGCAGCATAAAAATCCACTCACTTGATGTGTACTTTACGCTAGGCCTGTATAGGGTAATATTAATAATCGACCCCTTAATAGggtcaaataaagaatagtttgcactctCTGAAATACTTTGTTAGTGCCAAAATCCGACATAATggtcaattcgtcggtcgcaacacatagtggcgtacgtgaaggacaaaatacgtttccgatcaaaacttttttgaaagatatgctactagtaacagagtcgatactcctccatgGTTATCTCTCAGTGCcccgattccatttgtaattgaagtttaaggtttaaCCTATTAaattgtatctttaatagttaacaaggactaactattataggataatagctagctctatacctatacgccactatgtgaaacggaaaattttgaaaatcactctacgccattatgtgttgcgaccgacgaattgtttTAATGGAATTATCGCTGTTTATATGTATTGTTGTCTTTTCCGCCTCTTGTTTAAGAATGGGAGTTCGAATTACGTCCAGGAGAACAAATGAAAGTGACGCCTAAAATGAAGGCAATGTTCGACAAACATGGATTCATTGTTGTCAGGTAAGCCTCGAACATCTCTattgttttcaaataaaaaaaatgcaatagaTTATGATGATATTAATTAATAGCTACCAAGCAAACAGAAACCCTTTTTTGAAACGTTTGtaaacataaatgtttttataaaaaataacattttgacagcattttaacacatttttgatatagattgtttttaaatgttttccttAATCTTCTAATAACTCGATTGTCGTTTTGAAAAATAAGGTGCCTTACAATTTGCCAATTAAAATGATCATTTTCGATTTTAACAACGAATTACTACCCTTCGATATTACACGGTTGTTTTATGTGATAATTAATTaacttttctaacaaaacattatttaattttcaattctagacctaggtaataccaacagctatcatactaatatacacatatatatatttagctatttttaacataaattttcCTTATTCTAtaatttttttcatctttttctgcttttttgaggcaaattgagggcgctatttatatattttaagttTAGTTTAGCCCAattatatgagttattcctttcatttcatgacaaAAATTGGTTAGAAAATGTtcttgctatttttacttttttttctgatgttttaatgtcattatacaagtgtctaccttgTAAagatttacaaaaataaatagCGCCTTCAGTGTTAAATATTGCTTAAAATGattacagttctacatgccatcaaagaACCGTGATTAGTTTATCATGGCTATTTGTAATTATGGATATGATTCTGTCAACTACACGGAAATGTCGTACTGCGCAGATCAGTAACCAATAACGTCgcgcctttgctctgacgtcaTACGCGAACTAGTCGTTTTAAtttggtctttaattatagcgATTTATGATTTTGTCCTTTCCATGTCAGATCTCTATTTGACGATGAAGAGAACACCAAATTACGTCAAGCAGCTGAACACAATGAAGGATTGGTCACTGAATCATTCTTCACAGCAGATGCTAATGAAGGTGATCCAGGACGTCGAGATATGGAGATGGTCATGTGGAATCACCCAGGAGATGACGTCACCGGTATGATGGTTCGAGTCCCTAAGATGGCAACATCCATGGAAAAAG
Above is a genomic segment from Amphiura filiformis chromosome 10, Afil_fr2py, whole genome shotgun sequence containing:
- the LOC140161895 gene encoding protein unc-93 homolog A-like, producing MNFYPTYYTLIPAAVLMGMGAGPLWSAQGTHLTTSAMNLADITSETHEAVISRFNGVFFLFFLASQIPGNLVSSLVLFSGVNGGNANETDLSFCGANDCGAAANSSSSDLPDQTTVYILFGTLLAWGTLSIPMAAFFMNPLPSYCPVLPVKRSALEQLKATFRLALSPRMFLLIPLIVYNGLELGFAYGDFTKAFISCTQGVQTIGFVMTAYGIGGGISALFLGIINKYTGRLPIFTVGFLSQVVLITMMLFWDPYQGQLWHLYLMAVAWAFGGVLPFFGVLFPKDQEPAFANFRFWQAIAYSLAFAFSIPDFMCVSYTLSALLGILCLGMGLYYLLEWRIRHEESVYKTPVQKETGTEEVQEKQVATAFFGVLFPKDQEPAFANFRFWQAIAYSLAFAFSIPDFMCVSYTLSALLGILCLGMGLYYLLEWRIRHEESVYKTPVQKETGTEEVQEKQEATGDKVELTSM